Proteins co-encoded in one Rhopalosiphum maidis isolate BTI-1 chromosome 2, ASM367621v3, whole genome shotgun sequence genomic window:
- the LOC113554671 gene encoding LOW QUALITY PROTEIN: putative uncharacterized protein DDB_G0282133 (The sequence of the model RefSeq protein was modified relative to this genomic sequence to represent the inferred CDS: deleted 1 base in 1 codon) — protein MKLDMALGSAAPTSFQHRCGVTTALILIVCVALTKSAPTTYDEIEAKRTDLADYFNDPNGCYYNYQHYEEGDRIVTNEPCLNCTCHNRMLMCYLRVCPFSKAIGQDCTVQKSPDQCCPVISCPEVPVHLLTSSTTPTPTTTTEIGWHDNYGCMMDENEFFPDGAQVPPNPKKPCELCYCIRNRTACIMQECTLHVEGCRPVYQEGVCCPVRYDCDYESEKSTTSAPQITGGLVFSTTSAPFDCRVNDDVYRDGESIAMVSEKPCEHCYCMRGDIVCAVQDCGEPLRGKDCTPETPPAGQCCPTSYQCANETNNSYDITTLQPVLLSDSDENEAEKFPINEDIYNKLGETQPTSEHDEGNEVESAHTMTIPPNNHNTAETTNILPENDSTNNNNEENKQGISSTLPNLTDQENIGTETGQANYDSTNKPNEATLVDEVQPTQLPASDPSTNENVISSSTQTIPNKGDNVKVEEENNNNEIPDKNPINDDLTSNLPVSSTDNIVKGSTQASNLQDNPQDDNTTENQPITDIPKVENDPTEQNKPVVDSSLETGNQPESNKTPVEQNNQDNPQPENVSATEIPNVQNEPIVDNTSGTENQPESDKTPVEQNNQDNPLSENVSVTEIPNEQNEPTEQNKPIVNNVPATGNQIKSDKTPVEQNNQDSPQSENVAVTEIPNVQNEPTEQNKPIVDNSSGTGNQPESDKTPVEQNNQDNPQSENVSVTEIPNVQNELVVDGTSETENQPESDTTQVEQNNQDSPQSENVAVTEIPNAENEHTEQNKQDSPQSENVSVTEIPNLQNEPTEQNKPIVDNSSGTGNQLESDNTPVEQNNQNSPQSENVSVTEIPNEQNEPTEENKPIVDNTSGTGNQSESDKIPVEQNNQDSPQSENVSVTEIPNAQNEPTEQNNPVVGGTSGTENRPESDKTPTEQSNQDSPQSENVAVTEIPNVQNEPIVENASGTGNQTESDKTAVEQNNQDSLQSENVGSTEIPNAENEHTEQNKQDSPQSENVSVTEIPNEQNEPTEQNKPLVDNTSGTGNQPESDKTPVEQNNQDSPQSENVSVTEIPNAQNEPTEQNTPIVGGTSGTENRPESDKTPTEQSNQDSPQSENVAVTEIPNVQNELTEQNKPIVENASGTGNHPESDNTTVEQNNQDSPQSENMAVTEIPNVQNEPTEQNKPIVDNVSGTGIQPESDKTPVEQNNQDNPQSENVSVTEIPNVQNEPVVDGTSETENQPESDTTQVEQNNQDSPQSENVAVTEIPKVQNEPIVENASGTGNQPESDKTPVEQNNQDSPQSENVSVTEIPNVQNEPTEQNKPIVDNSSGTGNQPDSDKTPAILNNQDSPQSENKVTENNPIQPVVSENDASTEQPNHENNIFVVSPTSPPLFSDNQVKGDESVSIINENNTNDKTTVNSKPSTDDKASLIENTDAPNILPENHTDVVTDSLNVVSQPNADNIESSLNIKPINDKDNSADVTDSPVTSHEQLPAVAEHNDNRLGSNNPVNLEPVLTPTTEINHDTNTEVINHGVLIDDPPSQANQPIDVHSGEDDESAPNAVSLDQQITHQTETPEELTNKYPLSTDEHTNDVTTSLPQQQIIENNIPAVHPQVINPSEITTQDETKTQNDVSVNGSLEQSSGNDVPTATVGVQNSEDVSKPTESPVLHSNNGEAPEQNNEYESITPQEQSQDENVNEIVDQTSVYPDTSSDEKNNLVTSTGLSLNNVDNVTPSLNKIESDLNSQVSDEKPNQDVSVESATIQAISGNIDNNADNVVTTNSYADLPSTNAPGNQMVENEINSAVNPTNTVETNVNNDRPENVVPQLSSNEASTQYSEDDSSTNSPIQESPNVNIISNVEASTNTPNEPESPNDINQDSNAESELYTTQSPIDMQILNVFPIVDGKPSESPQNADKPLVSKTPDYVIDITTSVYSESSNAPELNEPIDSVSEVATLNENKNTDVVTEMYENVQPGVPGEGSCLIDFVTYAHKSEVPKSNPCHEKCECLNSIVTCTSVNCPPAPPQHRNCIPLHPGNESWCCPTYMCEGGIEGMLFDSHNQLGSPQLISTVVLEDKPSEVNDEKPQTNEDISSTNSPQISQEYNTVTPSQFDSNSNINSEDSIGVTEVPAHTETSYKPTEDHVATDDETQPIESDQHTENNKPTKIDLPFENPKPIENTEADSTTTSYVTDDQSITNKPETLNNNEEQNVLYNTVNESQDYLAPSTQAPENYEPAVTNVLPTGDQNRPEQNSESDVSIYITTNKPNYDFIVNQQQIDSDNKASEETNNPPVNEDSNTNPIDIVTNLPVSDINPLEVGTQTPTVIADEKPIVSGNNVDGLRPTSIDDIISSIYLVKDSVKNSLETSSKPTETSNEEIGLFENDYQTTTVPEDFPSEQYNNNESQTTVSSVNSTPESQKTDVINEISSESPSATTEANISLLSENAADVLAGVTQIPNISPQFEVNSVEQGVSTDLPSNSPEVEATVDDSKIPVESPTTQSLPSSSEQGLANNNGPETPSNPILTQVQNAGEPSAELPASEVTAVVDDNKTPEISAPLSEQHEVPVDDTAVVVKPAAEEKPDDVNSPIISDSDVPAEVVTQTVVTGRPVVSTPDDSDKRFGEQNSSSFRPPFQGGDDNNHESEHPRPETADAVHIPLDTETPAFNPSTNAPLATYSHKPSYTPIPQSTWTQKPFHQDSTSEAPLQPDQGFPDEYDDENEAVYGPGTCRYGGKVYVSAQQVPRDDPCDFCFCFRGDIICLQQSCPPPIFGCYQENIQGFCCPRYECPVAQATSVNVTTTTTSTTTMVPPHFFANAYRGAARRTGCLIHGHAYRVGEDVGIASGPCLECICGADGKMKCDPKPCSPEPLLRKMMAEAVEQKRR, from the exons ATGAAACTGGACATGGCTCTGGGGAGTGCAGCTCCCACGAGCTTCCAACACCGCTGCGGGGTGACCACGGCTCTTATATTGATCGTCTGTGTGGCACTAACAAAGTCTG CTCCGACGACTTACGATGAAATCGAAGCAAAACGGACAGACTTGGCGGACTATTTTAATG ACCCAAATGGCTGTTACTATAATTATCAACATTACGAAGAAGGTGATCGCATAGTGACCAACGAACCGTGTTTGAACTGTACTTGCCACAATAGAATGCTGATGTGCTACCTAAGAGTGTGTCCGTTTTCAAAAGCTATTGGACAAGACTGTACGGTACAGAAATCACCGGATCAATGTTGTCCCGTAATATCTTGCCCGGAag TGCCAGTACACCTATTAACCAGTTCGACCACACCGACGCCGACGACAACAACTGAAATTGGTTGGCACGACAATTATGGGTGCATGATGGACGAAAACGAATTCTTTCCTGATGGCGCTCAG GTTCCACCCAATCCGAAAAAACCTTGTGAACTCTGTTATTGTATCAGAAACCGAACAGCTTGTATTATGCAAGAGTGTACATTACACGTGGAAGGTTGTCGACCGGTATATCAAGAAGGCGTTTGCTGCCCTGTTCGATACGATTGTG ATTATGAGAGTGAAAAATCTACTACTTCGGCCCCACAAATCACTGGTGGATTAGTTTTTTCCACTACTTCCGCACCATTCGATTGCCGAGTTAATGATGACGTTTACCGAGATGGGGAGTCTATTGCTATGGTATCGGAAAAACCTTGTGAACATTGTTATTGTATGAGAGGTGATATTGTGTGTGCAGTTCAAGACTGCGGTGAACCACTCAGAGGAAAAGACTGTACACCGGAAACACCACCGGCTGGTCAATGTTGTCCCACTTCGTATCAATGTG caAACGAAACGAACAATTCGTATGATATAACTACGCTACAACCAGTATTGCTAAGTGATTCGGATGAAAACGAAGCCGAAAAATTCCCGATAAATGaagatatatacaataaactagGAGAAACCCAACCTACGAGCGAACATGACGAAGGAAATGAAGTTGAGTCTGCTCATACCATGACAATTCCTCCAAACAATCATAATACAGCagaaacaacaaatattttaccagAAAACGATAGTACAAACAACAATAACGAAGAAAATAAGCAAGGAATTTCAAGTACTCTACCAAACTTAACAGACCAGGAAAACATTGGTACAGAAACTGGACAAGCTAATTATGACAGTACAAACAAACCTAATGAAGCAACATTGGTCGATGAAGTGCAACCAACGCAATTACCGGCTTCTGATCCTTCaacaaatgaaaatgttattagttcTTCTACTCAAACAATTCCTAATAAAGGCGATAATGTTAAGGTAGaagaagaaaacaataataatgaaattccaGATAAAAATCCAATTAATGACGATcttacgtcaaatttaccagtGTCATCGACAGACAATATTGTAAAAGGTAGCACACAGGCTTCTAATCTTCAAGACAATCCACAAGACGATAATACTACTGAAAATCAACCTATAACTGATATTCCTAAAGTAGAAAATGACCCCACTGAACAAAATAAACCAGTAGTTGACAGTAGTTTGGAAACTGGAAACCAGCCAGAATCTAATAAGACACCAgtagaacaaaataatcaagATAATCCTCAGCCAGAAAATGTATCAGCAACTGAAATTCCCAATGTACAAAACGAACCAATAGTTGACAACACATCGGGAACTGAAAACCAGCCTGAATCTGACAAAACACCAgttgaacaaaataatcagGATAATCCTCTATCAGAAAATGTGTCTGTAACTGAAATTCCCAATGAACAAAATGAACCCACTGAACAAAATAAACCAATAGTTAATAACGTACCGGCAACTGGAAACCAAATTAAATCTGACAAAACACCAgtagaacaaaataatcaGGATAGTCCTCAATCAGAAAATGTGGCTGTAACTGAAATACCAAATGTACAAAATGAACCTACTGAACAAAATAAACCAATAGTGGATAACTCATCGGGAACTGGAAACCAACCTGAATCCGACAAAACACCAgttgaacaaaataatcaagATAATCCTCAATCAGAAAATGTGTCAGTAACTGAAATACCAAATGTACAAAACGAACTAGTAGTAGACGGCACTTCGGAAACTGAAAACCAACCTGAATCTGACACAACACAAgttgaacaaaataatcagGATAGTCCTCAATCAGAAAATGTGGCTGTAACTGAAATTCCCAATGCTGAAAACGAACACactgaacaaaataaacagGATAGTCCTCAATCAGAAAATGTGTCAGTAACTGAGATTCCTAATTTACAAAACGAACCCACTGAACAAAATAAACCAATAGTTGACAACTCATCGGGAACTGGAAACCAACTTGAATCTGACAATACACCAgtagaacaaaataatcaGAATAGTCCTCAATCAGAAAATGTGTCAGTAACTGAAATTCCCAATGAACAAAATGAACCCACTGAAGAAAATAAACCAATAGTTGACAACACATCGGGAACTGGAAACCAGTCTGAATCTGACAAAATACCAgttgaacaaaataatcagGATAGCCCTCAATCAGAAAATGTTTCTGTAACTGAAATTCCCAATGCGCAAAATGAACCCACTGAACAAAATAATCCAGTAGTTGGCGGAACCTCCGGAACTGAAAATCGACCAGAATCTGATAAGACACCAACAGAACAAAGTAATCAGGACAGTCCTCAGTCAGAAAATGTGGCTGTAACTGAAATTCCCAATGTACAAAATGAACCAATAGTTGAAAACGCATCGGGAACTGGAAACCAGACTGAATCTGACAAAACAGCAgttgaacaaaataatcagGATAGTCTTCAATCAGAAAATGTGGGTAGT ACTGAAATTCCCAATGCTGAAAACGAACACactgaacaaaataaacagGATAGTCCTCAATCAGAAAATGTGTCAGTAACTGAAATTCCCAATGAACAAAATGAACCCACTGAACAAAATAAACCATTAGTTGACAACACATCGGGAACTGGAAACCAGCCTGAATCTGACAAAACACCAGTTGAACAGAATAATCAGGATAGTCCTCAATCAGAAAATGTTTCTGTAACTGAAATTCCCAATGCGCAAAATGAACCCACTGAACAAAATACACCAATAGTTGGCGGAACCTCCGGAACTGAAAATCGACCAGAATCTGATAAGACGCCAACAGAACAAAGTAATCAGGACAGTCCTCAGTCAGAAAATGTGGCTGTAACTGAAATTCCCAATGTACAAAATGAACTCACTGAACAAAATAAACCAATAGTTGAAAACGCATCGGGAACTGGAAACCACCCTGAATCTGACAATACAACAgtagaacaaaataatcaGGATAGTCCTCAATCAGAAAATATGGCTGTAACTGAAATTCCCAATGTACAAAATGAACCCACTGAACAAAATAAACCAATAGTTGATAACGTATCGGGAACTGGAATCCAACCTGAATCTGACAAAACACCAgttgaacaaaataatcaagATAATCCTCAATCAGAAAATGTGTCAGTAACTGAAATACCAAATGTACAAAACGAACCAGTAGTAGACGGCACTTCGGAAACTGAAAACCAACCTGAATCTGACACAACACAAgttgaacaaaataatcagGATAGTCCTCAATCAGAAAATGTGGCTGTAACTGAAATTCCTAAAGTACAAAATGAACCAATAGTTGAAAATGCATCGGGAACTGGAAACCAGCCTGAATCTGACAAAACACCTgttgaacaaaataatcagGATAGTCCTCAGTCAGAAAATGTTTCTGTAACTGAAATTCCCAATGTACAAAATGAACCCACTGAACAAAATAAACCAATAGTTGACAACTCATCGGGAACTGGAAACCAACCAGATTCTGATAAGACACCGGCAATACTAAATAATCAGGATAGTCCACAATCTGAAAATAAAGTAACTGAAAATAATCCTATACAACCAGTAGTTTCAGAAAACGATGCATCAACAGAACAACCAAaccatgaaaataatatatttgttgtgtCACCAACTTCACCACCACTATTCTCAGATAACCAAGTTAAAGGTGATGAATcggtttcaataattaatgaaaacaataccAATGATAAGACGACTGTAAATTCTAAACCATCAACTGATGACAAAGCTTCGTTAATTGAAAACACTGATGCGCCCAATATATTACCAGAAAATCACACAGATGTAGTTACAGACAGTCTAAATGTGGTATCACAACCAAATGCTGATAATATTGAAAGTTCATTAAACATAAAGCCTATTAATGACAAAGATAATAGTGCTGATGTGACGGATAGCCCAGTTACTTCTCATGAACAATTACCTGCCGTTGCTGAACATAACGACAACAGGTTAGGATCGAATAATCCGGTGAATTTGGAACCAGTGCTTACACCAACGACTGAAATAAACCATGATACTAACACAGAAGTAATAAATCACGGTGTATTGATAGACGACCCTCCATCTCAAGCAAATCAACCCATCGACGTGCATTCGGGCGAAGACGACGAAAGCGCTCCTAATGCTGTTTCGTTGGACCAACAAATCACTCATCAAACTGAAACTCCTGAAGAATTGACAAATAAATATCCATTGTCTACCGATGAACACACGAATGATGTTACTACTTCTTTACCGCAACagcaaattattgaaaacaatattccTGCGGTACATCCTCAAGTTATTAATCCTAGTGAAATAACTACACAAGACGAAACGAAAACACAAAACGACGTATCCGTAAACGGATCACTTGAACAATCTTCCGGGAATGATGTACCAACTGCAACAGTTGGAGTACAAAATTCTGAGGACGTTTCCAAACCAACAGAATCGCCTGTATTGCATAGTAATAATGGTGAAGCACCGGAACAAAACAATGAATATGAAAGCATCACTCCTCAAGAACAATCGCAAGACGAGAATGTTAACGAGATTGTGGATCAAACGTCAGTTTACCCAGATACTTCATCAgatgaaaaaaacaatttggttACAAGTACTGGATTATCTCTTAATAACGTTGACAATGTAACAccttcattaaataaaatagaaagtgACTTAAATTCACAAGTATCCGATGAAAAACCAAACCAAGACGTTTCAGTTGAAAGTGCAACTATTCAAGCGATTTCAggaaatatagataataatgcaGACAATGTAGTGACAACAAATAGCTATGCTGATTTACCATCTACAAATGCACCTGGAAATCAAATGGTtgaaaacgaaataaattCAGCTGTAAATCCAACTAATACTGTTGAAACGAACGTAAATAATGATCGACCTGAAAATGTTGTACCACAACTAAGCTCTAATGAAGCATCAACTCAGTACAGCGAGGATGATAGCTCAACAAATAGCCCTATCCAAGAATCTCCAAATGTGAATATTATCAGTAATGTGGAGGCGAGTACCAATACACCAAACGAACCAGAAAGCCCTAATGACATAAATCAAGATTCAAATGCTGAATCTGAATTATATACAACTCAGTCACCAATTGATATGCaaatattaaacgtttttCCCATTGTTGATGGAAAACCTTCCGAAAGTCCACAAAATGCTGACAAACCTCTAGTATCGAAAACGCCCGATTACGTAATAGATATAACAACATCAGTTTATAGTGAATCATCAAATGCTCCAGAATTGAACGAACCAATAGATTCTGTTAGTGAAGTAGCCACATTAAATGAGAACAAAAATACTGACGTTGTAacagaaatgtatgaaaacgTACAACCAGGAGTACCCGGAGAGGGAAGCTGTTTGATTGATTTTGTGACTTATGCACACAAATCGGAAGTACCAAAATCTAACCCGTGTCATGAAAAATGCGAGTGTTTAAACAGCATAGTAACGTGTACTTCTGTAAACTGCCCACCTGCACCGCCTCAACATAGAAATTGTATACCTTTACACCCAGGAAACGAATCGTGGTGTTGTCCAACATATATGTGtg aagGAGGCATAGAAGGAATGTTATTTGATAGTCATAATCAACTTGGTTCTCCTCAGTTAATATCCACAGTGGTATTAGAAGATAAGCCTAGTGAAGTAAATGACGAAAAACCTCAAACAAATGAAGATATTTCAAGCACGAACAGCCCTCAAATTTCTCAAGAATACAACACTGTAACACCATCTCAATTCGATTCGAactcaaatataaattctgaAGATAGTATCGGTGTGACTGAAGTTCCAGCACATACTGAAACTTCTTACAAGCCAACAGAAGATCATGTAGCTACAGATGATGAAACCCAACCAATTGAAAGTGATCAACATacggaaaataataaaccaacTAAAATTGATCTACCATTTGAAAACCCAAAACCAATCGAAAACACTGAAGCTGATTCTACAACAACTTCATACGTAACTGATGATCaatcaataacaaataaaccagaaacgttaaataataacgaagaacaaaatgtattgtacaaCACAGTCAACGAATCTCAAGATTATCTAGCACCATCAACTCAAGCGCCAGAAAACTATGAACCTGCAGTAACAAATGTACTTCCCACTGGTGATCAAAACCGACCAGAACAAAACTCCGAATCAGACGTCTCAATATACATCACTACAAACAAGCCCAACTacgattttattgtaaatcaaCAACAAATTGATAGTGATAACAAAGCAAGCGAAGAGACCAATAATCCACCCGTCAATGAAGATTCCAACACAAATCCCATTGATATAGTAACGAATTTACCTGTGAGTGATATTAATCCATTAGAAGTAGGAACTCAAACGCCCACAGTTATAGCCGACGAAAAACCTATAGTTTCCGGAAATAATGTCGACGGCTTGAGACCAACAAGTATCGATGACATTATTTCATCAATATACTTGGTCAAGGACTCAGTTAAGAACTCCTTAGAAACTTCATCAAAACCTACTGAAACCTCAAATGAAGAAATTGGATTATTCGAAAACGATTATCAAACAACAACCGTGCCCGAAGATTTTCCATCAGaacaatacaacaataacGAATCTCAGACCACAGTGAGCAGTGTAAACAGTACTCCAGAATCACAAAAAACAGATGTGATAAATGAAATCTCATCAGAAAGTCCTTCGGCCACGACGGAAGCAAACATTTCCCTACTGTCCGAGAACGCCGCTGACGTATTGGCTGGAGTAACTCAAATTCCAAATATTTCACCACAATTTGAAGTAAATTCCGTAGAACAAGGAGTATCTACCGATTTGCCATCAAACAGTCCTGAAGTTGAAGCGACAGTCGACGATAGTAAAATTCCAGTGGAATCTCCAACAACACAAAGCTTGCCTAGTTCCAGTGAGCAGGGCTTGGCGAATAATAATGGACCGGAAACCCCTAGCAATCCGATCCTGACTCAAGTTCAGAACGCCGGCGAACCAAGCGCTGAATTACCAGCATCGGAAGTAACTGCAGTAGTTGACGACAACAAAACGCCTGAGATCAGCGCACCGTTATCCGAACAACATGAGGTGCCTGTAGACGATACAGCGGTAGTAGTTAAGCCGGCCGCGGAAGAGAAACCAGATGACGTGAATAGCCCAATCATATCAGATTCGGATGTACCAGCGGAAGTAGTCACACAAACGGTGGTAACTGGCCGACCAGTGGTCAGTACTCCAGACGACAGTGACAAGAGGTTTGGTGAACAGAACAGTTCGTCTTTCCGTCCGCCTTTCCAAGGAGGAGACGACAACAACCACGAAAGTGAACATCCCCGACCGGAAACCGCTGACGCTGTGCACATACCACTTGACACAGAGACGCCTGCGTTCAACCCTTCTACAAACGCTCCACTCGCCACTTACTCCCACAAACCTTCATACACACCAATCCCACAATCGACATGGACACAAAAACCATTCCACCAAGACTCCACCTCCGAAGCGCCTTTACAACCAGATCAAGGTTTCCCAGACGAGTACGACGATGAAAATGAAGCAGTTTACGGGCCAGGCACATGCAG aTACGGTGGAAAAGTATATGTTTCTGCTCAGCAAGTGCCCAGAGATGACCCATGCGATTTCTGTTTCTGTTTCCGAGGCGATATAATTTGCCTACAACAGAGCTGCCCACCGCCCATATTCGGGTGCTACCAGGAGAACATACAAGGTTTCTGTTGTCCGCGTTACGAGTGTCCGGTGGCCCAGGCCACGTCTGTCAACGTTACCACGACCACCACTTCAACCACAACCATGGTGCCACCACATTTCTTCGCCAACGCCTACCGAGGCGCGGCCAGACGTACCGGATGTCTTATCCACGGACACGCTTACCGCGTGGGCGAAGACGTAGGAATTGCTTCTGGTCCTTGTCTCGAGTGCAT ATGCGGTGCCGACGGCAAAATGAAATGCGATCCTAAGCCTTGCAGTCCAGAGCCTTTGCTCAGAAAAATGATGGCCGAAGCAGTTGAACAAAAGAGAAGgtga